ACAGCTTGATCAGCATCCCCGAGAACGCAAACGTCGCCCCCGTCGGCTCCCCCGTCACCGGCGACGTCATCCCCCCCCGGATCGCATAATACGCGCGGAACATCTGCGCGAAACCATCGATCACGTACACCACTGGCTTTTCTTGGTCAGGCATGGGGGTAGTTTAGATGATTGAACCACAGCGACACGGAGGGCACGGAGGCCGGAGTTAAACGCCAAGAAGCCAAGGTATGCCAAGAGAGCAGAGCAGTTGATACCGCGAACGACACCTCCGCTTCCTTGGCCACCCTTGGCTTCTTGGCGTTGAAGTTTTCTCCGTATCCGCCGTGCTTTCGTGGTTCAGTTTTCTGGAAAGGCTTTACCAATCCAGCGTCCCCAGCCATGCGTTACGCAGGTCGTCGAGTTTGGCGTCCAGCACTTGCCCGGCGGTGGGGGTGCGGCAGGTGAGTTGTTGGTGGTCTTTGAACAGGCCGACCTGGCCGAAGGGGACGCCTTGCTCCATCAGCGCTTTCATGAACGCATCGATATTTCCGGGGGCGACTTCGAGGAGGTAGCGGCTGGGGGACTCGGCGAAGAGTTGTTGGTCGAGGAGGCAGGACTCGGTGGGTTGGCCGGCGAGGTCGAGGTCGAGGCCGACGCGGCCGGCGAAGGCCATCTCGGCGGCGGCGACGAGGAGGCCGCCTTCGGAGCAGTCGTGGGCGCTGGCGATGAGGCCCTGGGCGATGAGCGATGCCACCGCCTTCGCATTCCGGGGGCCGGCGGCGAGGTCGACGACGGGGATATTGCCTGATGTGCCGGTGAGCATGGCGTAGTGCGAGCCGCCCATGTGCCATGTTGTTGTGCCGACGATGAACAGCGCGTTGCCCGGCTGCTTGGCGTCCATCGTGACGCACTTGGTGACATCCTCGATGATGCCCAGCGCGCTGATGAGCATCGTCTGGGGGATGGTGAGCAGGTCGCCGTCTTCGGTGGTGAACTGGTTGGAGAGCGAGTCTTTGCCGGAGACGAAGGGGGTTTTGTAGGCGAGTGCGCCGTCGTAGCAGGCCTCGGCCGCGCGGACGAGGGTGCCGAGTTGCCAGGGGTCGTCGCACTTGGCCCAGCAGAAGTTGTCGAGGATCGCCACACGATCAGGGTCCGCGCCGGTGCACACGGCGTTGCGCATGGCTTCGTCGATGGCGTGGAGGACCATCTGGTACGAGTCGCCGTCCGTGGCGTGGCCGGTGTGGTTGGCTTTTTCGCTGATGTGCGGGTTGATGCCGCAGGAGAGGGTGATGCCTTTGGTCGAGTCGAGTTTGGGGCGGAGCACGGCGGCGTCGGACGGGCCATCTTGTTGTGGGCCGACGAGGGGCTTGATGACGGACGCGCCCTGGACTTCGTGGTCGTACTGGCGGATGACCCAGTGCTTACTGGCGATGTTGGGGTGGGCGAGGAGGGCGGTTAGTTTTTGGCTTGTCTTTGAGTCTTTGGTGAGTTGATCCGCACCTTCGCGTTGCTCAGGTACGGCTTGGGTGTTGCTGTACTTGGGGTTGGTGGGGGACCAGGTGGCTTCGCGGGTGGGGGTGGGGATGCCGTCGTGGAGGAGGGGCATGGCGAGGTTGCCGACCTCGGTGCCGTGGTAGGTGAGTTTGAGGGTGGGGGTGTTGTTCTCGGTGTAGCCGAAGTAGCCCAAGTCGCAGCACTCGACATCTTCCGCGGCGCAGAGCGCTTTGATGATCTCGACGTTTTCGGCGGGCACGGCTAAAGGCATGCGTTCCTGCGCCTCGCTGATCCAGACCTCGGTGTAGCTGAGCCCGCGGTACTTGAGGGGCGCGGTTTCGAGGGTGACGTAGGCACCGACTTTTTCACCCATCTCGCCGACGGCGGAGGAGAAGCCGCCCGCGCCGCAGTCGGAGATGGCGGTGTAGAGGCAGCGCTCTTCGCCGGTGTCGGGGTCACGATAGTCGCGTGCTTGGAGGATGACGTCGAGGGTTTTCTTCTCGGTGATGGCGTTGCCGATCTGCACGGCGTGTGAAAACTCGTCGGCGTGGGTGTCGGTGAGTTCGTCTGAAGAAAAGGTTGCACCGTGGATGCCGTCGCGGCCGGTGCGTCCGCCGAGGATGAGGATGCGGTCGCCGGGCTGGGGGTCGCCGAAGCACTTGTCGAGGGGGAGGATACCGACGCAGCCGGCGAAGACGAGGGGGTTGGCGAGGTAGTCGTCGTGGAAGACGACGCTGCCGTTGACGGTGGGGATGCCCATGCGGTTGCCGTAGTCGCGGACGCCGTCGACGACGCGGCGGAGGACGCGTTTGGGGTGGAGGACGCCGGCGGGAAGTGGCCGAGTGGCCGAGTGGCCGAGTGGTCGAGTGTTGTCTTGATCAGTTCCTTGGCCACTTGACCACTTGGCCACTTGACCACTATGGAAGTGGTTCGGGTGTGCGACGCAGAAGGTGTCGGTGTTGGCGATGGGTTTGGCGGCGAGGCCGGTGCCCATGATGTCGCGGATGCAGCCGCCGATGCCGGTGGCCGCGCCGCCGTAGGGCTCGATGGCGGAGGGGTGGTTGTGGGTCTCGACTTTG
The sequence above is a segment of the Phycisphaeraceae bacterium D3-23 genome. Coding sequences within it:
- a CDS encoding AIR synthase-related protein, whose translation is MTAADSTTLDTAPAARVHRFEVRTLPGQPDPIADRAKAQAEDKLPGCAALAAAKVFLIEAPLTDSETQQVADELLADPVSQSATIGSTPVADGARLLEVHYQPGVMDPVAESTADAIAEMFPHLDRETLYVATGERYDITHPTADDEALTAFANAALANAVIQDVTLQPHHPDAFPHGHAYDFQLTHVPIRDLDDETLMVLSREGHLFLSLDEMQAVQTYYQDAGREPTDVELETLAQTWSEHCVHKTLKARIRCDASIINHQSSIVTTDRPGHTLEEDGSWTIHNLLKSTVAAATFKLKEDPVIGDWLISVFDDNAGIVKLDDTHGIAIKVETHNHPSAIEPYGGAATGIGGCIRDIMGTGLAAKPIANTDTFCVAHPNHFHSGQVAKWSSGQGTDQDNTRPLGHSATRPLPAGVLHPKRVLRRVVDGVRDYGNRMGIPTVNGSVVFHDDYLANPLVFAGCVGILPLDKCFGDPQPGDRILILGGRTGRDGIHGATFSSDELTDTHADEFSHAVQIGNAITEKKTLDVILQARDYRDPDTGEERCLYTAISDCGAGGFSSAVGEMGEKVGAYVTLETAPLKYRGLSYTEVWISEAQERMPLAVPAENVEIIKALCAAEDVECCDLGYFGYTENNTPTLKLTYHGTEVGNLAMPLLHDGIPTPTREATWSPTNPKYSNTQAVPEQREGADQLTKDSKTSQKLTALLAHPNIASKHWVIRQYDHEVQGASVIKPLVGPQQDGPSDAAVLRPKLDSTKGITLSCGINPHISEKANHTGHATDGDSYQMVLHAIDEAMRNAVCTGADPDRVAILDNFCWAKCDDPWQLGTLVRAAEACYDGALAYKTPFVSGKDSLSNQFTTEDGDLLTIPQTMLISALGIIEDVTKCVTMDAKQPGNALFIVGTTTWHMGGSHYAMLTGTSGNIPVVDLAAGPRNAKAVASLIAQGLIASAHDCSEGGLLVAAAEMAFAGRVGLDLDLAGQPTESCLLDQQLFAESPSRYLLEVAPGNIDAFMKALMEQGVPFGQVGLFKDHQQLTCRTPTAGQVLDAKLDDLRNAWLGTLDW